The following coding sequences lie in one Vibrio splendidus genomic window:
- a CDS encoding putative bifunctional diguanylate cyclase/phosphodiesterase produces the protein MPVLKKLYFVLIPTLLFVFTIAGMVTYNFASNHAKHMYLDKVQSDVNTALVAAEYEQLGLSLLVKDIGSSLQFLRYIQNPSDYTTLSLLEKRVLRVINQNHVSQFGQRNIYIIDPKFKLTLSTLRADPFEGLKIPDNIYEKIFDIYTSLINKKELSNEGFSYISVSGELRYAYVAAIDPYLLPQDKRANNSLNRYILIADGPLKQLSSLLIKYNDDDNMQLLIEPSSDVANIENTQFVIKSIEQTNESINVQMTSRHLIAQVNIREKKFNHEKAIIAKQTLLGCLATLFIIMLIVHLVVRYQLVRPLKGLLHEISIGGLKLRYFKRSSGQSEIDGLKNAYIDSLTELKFEAEFDQLTKLANRRSFIRHLDVRLKSSMNSRCYLVCWDIIDFRKINDLYGAKVGDNVLISLAKALRETLQNQQSSLGFSCSDYSLARLGGNQFIAILEIDEHQSISEEIENINNTLTGTTFLDYYGFRLSVATGVLPVDTPKFEEIWHRCIDEMLINAKSHSDGESRVIYGEELLHTLERHDVIEKRLLECCESDNFELRFMPILNAQTLHIDGAECLIRCPALFSINAGPDEFIPVAEKSNLISKLDMWVISTAIKSYKELSEVHKYEGTLSINISAMELYNRNFANNIRKVLERYQVPPAKIIIEITETSYVKSTKLTVQTIENLRGLGLKVSLDDFGTGYTAFNQLLHYPVDELKVDKSFIDNIVNDKAGRKMVESMINLGHSCDTLVVGEGVESIEQYRHLKEANCDLIQGYLFSQPLTYLQFIEFVRDHNPQEILDPQSTVDSSPDERIVSLTQKK, from the coding sequence ATGCCAGTATTGAAAAAGCTGTATTTCGTACTCATACCAACACTGCTATTTGTCTTTACGATAGCGGGAATGGTCACCTATAATTTCGCATCAAACCATGCGAAACACATGTACCTCGACAAAGTACAATCTGACGTTAACACTGCGTTAGTTGCTGCTGAGTATGAACAACTCGGTTTGTCTTTGTTAGTTAAAGATATCGGGTCGTCGTTACAGTTTCTTCGCTACATTCAAAACCCTAGTGATTACACCACCCTGTCTCTCCTTGAAAAACGAGTACTGCGCGTAATAAACCAGAACCACGTTAGCCAGTTTGGACAACGTAATATCTACATCATAGATCCCAAGTTTAAATTAACACTGTCTACATTGAGAGCCGACCCTTTCGAAGGGTTAAAAATTCCCGATAATATTTATGAAAAAATCTTCGACATATATACTTCATTGATAAATAAGAAGGAACTATCAAACGAAGGTTTTTCTTATATCTCAGTCAGTGGTGAGCTTAGGTACGCTTATGTTGCTGCAATTGATCCTTATTTACTCCCCCAGGATAAACGTGCAAATAACAGTTTAAATCGATACATATTGATTGCCGACGGGCCCTTAAAGCAACTCTCTAGCTTGTTAATCAAATACAACGATGATGACAATATGCAGCTATTGATTGAACCTTCATCAGACGTTGCCAACATCGAAAATACTCAGTTCGTCATCAAGTCCATTGAACAAACTAACGAAAGCATCAATGTACAGATGACAAGCCGTCATCTCATTGCTCAAGTTAACATTCGCGAGAAAAAGTTTAATCATGAGAAAGCCATCATCGCCAAACAGACCCTACTTGGCTGCTTAGCTACTCTCTTTATAATCATGTTAATTGTCCACCTGGTTGTGCGATACCAACTTGTGCGGCCCCTCAAAGGCTTATTGCACGAGATATCTATCGGTGGGTTAAAGCTTCGTTATTTCAAGCGGTCGTCTGGGCAAAGTGAAATTGATGGCTTAAAGAACGCGTACATTGACTCGTTGACGGAATTAAAATTCGAAGCTGAGTTTGATCAACTCACTAAGTTAGCCAACCGACGTTCGTTCATACGTCACCTTGATGTACGTTTAAAAAGTTCAATGAACTCACGTTGCTATCTGGTTTGTTGGGATATCATCGATTTCAGAAAAATCAATGATTTATACGGTGCAAAAGTAGGTGATAATGTGCTAATTAGCCTAGCTAAAGCATTGAGAGAAACGCTACAGAACCAACAATCGTCTTTGGGCTTTAGTTGTAGTGATTATTCTCTTGCAAGGCTCGGGGGAAACCAGTTTATTGCCATATTGGAAATCGATGAACATCAATCGATAAGCGAAGAAATTGAGAACATCAACAACACACTGACCGGAACCACTTTCCTTGATTACTATGGATTTAGGCTCTCGGTTGCAACAGGCGTATTGCCTGTCGACACACCAAAATTTGAAGAGATTTGGCATCGATGTATTGATGAGATGTTGATCAATGCTAAGTCTCACAGTGATGGCGAAAGTCGCGTTATTTACGGCGAAGAGTTATTACACACATTAGAGAGACATGATGTCATCGAGAAAAGGCTTTTGGAATGTTGTGAAAGTGACAATTTTGAACTCCGTTTCATGCCTATTCTCAATGCCCAAACACTTCACATCGATGGCGCAGAGTGCCTTATCCGTTGCCCTGCTTTGTTTAGTATTAATGCCGGACCCGATGAATTCATTCCTGTCGCTGAAAAAAGTAATCTAATTTCAAAACTCGACATGTGGGTGATTAGTACCGCAATCAAGAGCTATAAAGAGCTGTCAGAGGTTCACAAGTACGAAGGTACCTTATCCATCAACATTTCAGCAATGGAGTTATATAACCGCAATTTTGCAAATAACATTCGTAAAGTTCTTGAACGATATCAAGTGCCTCCGGCCAAGATTATTATCGAAATTACCGAGACCAGTTATGTCAAAAGTACAAAACTTACGGTTCAAACTATTGAAAACCTCAGAGGCTTAGGACTAAAAGTGTCCCTCGATGATTTTGGTACTGGCTACACCGCATTTAATCAACTTCTCCACTACCCTGTGGATGAGTTAAAGGTGGATAAGAGTTTTATCGATAATATCGTAAACGACAAAGCCGGCCGCAAGATGGTCGAATCAATGATTAACTTAGGCCATTCTTGTGACACTTTAGTTGTCGGTGAGGGTGTGGAATCAATAGAGCAATATCGACATCTCAAAGAGGCGAATTGCGATTTGATACAAGGTTACTTATTCAGCCAACCATTAACATACCTTCAATTTATCGAGTTTGTTCGAGACCATAATCCTCAGGAAATCTTAGACCCTCAATCCACTGTAGATTCTAGTCCTGACGAAAGAATTGTTTCTCTAACTCAGAAAAAATAA
- a CDS encoding DUF2860 family protein: MRFVLPVVFSAFASMPAYSGLAPTEGFSGNFSVLTGVSSDSSNLSTEQDANQATNTKEGDSENLGLLGFLGTVQYTFGESLTHQVYAGTTREDIATGTIAFEIGYRHQLSGGTILDFSVLPTLISGKAWTDPYAVGVNRNETDVKGNVGRLQLTNIGGTGFRTDLAFGQSDVDEELSGSQGLSPENAVLLDRERTYVYAKAGYRFILPNQAGLFVPSMVYFHSDAEGGALSFDSYGIELNYAKRIGRHGFVVTLDASDREYDESNPIYGQVREENEFGAFLAYEFGGLMGYEDWSFISLLGVRSIDSKIDFYSSEQALASVGVDYKF; this comes from the coding sequence ATGAGGTTTGTTTTACCAGTTGTATTTTCGGCATTCGCTTCAATGCCAGCTTATAGTGGCCTTGCACCAACGGAAGGTTTCAGTGGTAACTTCAGTGTCTTGACGGGTGTATCTTCTGACAGCAGTAACTTGAGCACCGAGCAAGACGCGAATCAAGCAACTAACACCAAGGAGGGGGACAGCGAAAATCTAGGGCTACTCGGTTTTTTGGGTACGGTTCAATATACCTTTGGTGAGTCACTGACTCATCAAGTGTATGCGGGTACCACTCGAGAGGATATTGCAACAGGTACCATTGCTTTTGAGATTGGTTATCGACATCAGCTATCTGGAGGCACAATATTGGATTTTTCTGTTCTTCCTACGCTTATCTCGGGCAAGGCTTGGACGGATCCGTATGCTGTTGGCGTTAATCGAAATGAAACGGATGTGAAAGGTAATGTAGGACGACTGCAGCTCACTAATATCGGTGGAACTGGTTTTCGAACGGATCTCGCATTTGGGCAATCTGATGTTGATGAAGAGCTATCTGGTAGCCAAGGCTTATCTCCGGAAAATGCTGTGCTGCTGGATAGGGAAAGAACCTATGTGTACGCCAAAGCAGGGTACCGCTTTATCTTGCCAAACCAAGCAGGTTTATTTGTTCCTTCAATGGTGTATTTCCACTCAGACGCAGAAGGAGGAGCACTCAGCTTCGATAGTTATGGTATTGAATTAAACTACGCGAAGAGAATCGGTCGTCATGGTTTTGTTGTCACCCTAGATGCAAGTGATCGTGAATATGATGAGTCGAATCCAATTTACGGGCAAGTACGTGAAGAGAATGAATTCGGTGCATTCTTAGCTTATGAGTTTGGTGGCTTAATGGGTTATGAAGATTGGTCGTTTATTTCATTACTCGGTGTAAGGTCGATTGACTCTAAGATTGACTTTTACAGCTCTGAACAAGCATTAGCGAGTGTTGGTGTTGACTACAAATTCTGA
- a CDS encoding LysE family translocator: MDAGLVGIFVTVAIAHFLALLSPGPDFVIVVKSAVRNKGRKALGVAFGIASANAVYIALCLVGVGSILAASVSVMIVLKIIGGVFLVYLAVQAIRAKKCNYSNMDVTEGDSFNQTTFLKEFITGFLSGILNPKNLLFYLSLFTVVLNNDIGFMFKLGLGVWMTVVVFVWDAAIIFLLSAPKVRREFTRVAYYIDKVTGVMLGLLGLTIVKSALVRQ, encoded by the coding sequence ATGGATGCGGGTTTAGTCGGAATTTTTGTTACCGTGGCGATTGCTCACTTTCTAGCGTTATTGAGTCCCGGGCCAGACTTTGTGATTGTGGTGAAGAGTGCTGTTCGAAATAAGGGAAGAAAAGCATTAGGCGTTGCATTCGGTATTGCCAGTGCGAATGCGGTTTATATTGCTTTGTGCTTGGTTGGAGTAGGGTCTATTCTAGCGGCTTCCGTTTCCGTTATGATTGTACTGAAGATCATTGGTGGTGTGTTTCTTGTTTATCTTGCTGTGCAAGCGATAAGAGCGAAGAAATGTAATTACAGCAATATGGATGTTACCGAAGGAGATAGCTTCAACCAAACGACTTTTCTTAAAGAATTCATCACGGGTTTTCTATCAGGAATTCTTAATCCCAAAAACCTTTTGTTCTATTTGAGCTTATTCACGGTTGTGTTGAACAATGACATTGGCTTCATGTTCAAGCTCGGGCTGGGAGTTTGGATGACGGTGGTTGTCTTTGTGTGGGATGCAGCAATCATATTCCTTTTATCGGCACCTAAAGTTCGTCGAGAGTTCACACGTGTTGCTTACTATATTGATAAAGTGACAGGAGTCATGCTGGGTCTGCTTGGCTTGACCATTGTGAAATCTGCTTTGGTACGTCAGTAG
- a CDS encoding PhzF family phenazine biosynthesis protein, with the protein MNLDIYQVDSFTAQAFKGNPAGVCISQDLLDESLMFSIAEEMAVSETAFLALNTMTLKWFTPEVEVKLCGHGTLATVHVLKEQGLVKTGDKVVFDTLSGELSATVRESSIVLDFPSTHLSPSLEPDQELLEHLGLEFNQVVSFREFDSKQLIEVVDERVLLDLSPNFDSLKRMDGRGVVVTAVPSNPELDFVSRYFAPWVGVNEDPVTGSAHCALTQHWADKLNKSSFNAYQASRRGGYMSTELLANGRIKLIGSAITVISGVLKL; encoded by the coding sequence GTGAATTTAGATATATATCAAGTGGACTCGTTCACAGCTCAAGCTTTTAAAGGAAACCCAGCTGGGGTCTGCATTTCTCAAGATCTACTTGATGAGTCACTCATGTTCTCAATCGCTGAAGAGATGGCGGTATCTGAAACCGCTTTTCTCGCGCTTAACACTATGACGCTTAAATGGTTCACGCCAGAAGTAGAAGTGAAACTATGTGGACATGGTACTTTGGCAACCGTCCACGTATTGAAAGAGCAAGGGTTAGTGAAAACGGGTGATAAGGTAGTATTTGATACTTTGTCTGGTGAGTTATCTGCCACGGTTCGTGAATCGTCTATCGTGCTTGATTTTCCTAGCACTCATTTATCGCCGAGTCTGGAACCCGATCAAGAATTGCTCGAACACCTTGGCTTGGAGTTCAACCAAGTTGTTTCATTTAGAGAGTTTGATTCAAAGCAGTTGATCGAAGTCGTTGATGAGCGCGTTCTATTGGATTTGTCGCCAAACTTTGATTCCTTGAAACGCATGGATGGTAGAGGTGTTGTGGTAACGGCAGTTCCATCAAATCCTGAACTTGATTTTGTTTCTCGCTACTTTGCGCCATGGGTGGGTGTTAATGAAGACCCCGTCACTGGTTCGGCACATTGTGCATTGACGCAGCACTGGGCAGACAAGCTAAACAAAAGTAGTTTCAATGCTTATCAGGCGTCTCGTCGTGGTGGCTATATGTCGACAGAGTTATTAGCTAACGGGCGAATAAAGTTAATCGGTTCTGCTATCACTGTGATCAGTGGTGTGTTGAAACTTTAG
- a CDS encoding GNAT family N-acetyltransferase, producing MDIQIRHLEATDSHDIFDIYRRPSVSENTSQKPYLSSDQVERLFGHSDHFTLVAELSEKVVGHITLFMTTKVRDRHCAGLGIAIHPEAQGKGIGKALMQEVVNQADNWLNLVRLELEVHADNHSAIALYERVGFQLEGTKRLSTFKAGKYIDMLLMSRIRPDYR from the coding sequence TTGGATATACAAATTAGACATTTAGAAGCAACGGATAGCCACGATATTTTTGATATTTATCGCCGCCCTTCAGTTTCAGAAAATACCTCACAAAAGCCTTATCTTAGTTCTGACCAAGTGGAGCGACTGTTTGGCCATTCTGATCATTTCACATTGGTCGCCGAATTATCAGAGAAAGTCGTAGGACACATTACGCTATTCATGACCACAAAGGTAAGAGACAGGCACTGTGCTGGGCTTGGTATTGCGATTCACCCTGAAGCTCAAGGGAAGGGGATAGGAAAGGCTTTGATGCAAGAGGTGGTTAATCAGGCCGATAATTGGCTAAATCTAGTTCGTCTTGAGCTTGAGGTTCATGCAGATAACCACTCCGCGATTGCTTTATATGAACGAGTGGGTTTTCAGTTAGAAGGCACCAAAAGGCTGAGTACATTCAAAGCGGGTAAATATATCGATATGTTGCTGATGTCGAGAATTCGACCGGATTATCGTTGA
- a CDS encoding extracellular solute-binding protein, which translates to MKTFYVSIVASSSFLTGSALGQTHEIYLYNWDEFLSDRVITQLRDTYDISLKQQYFSDESIRDEVLLSERRGAFELVIVESVKLKALAEQNLFHNLQDLQQSIAGNFDSRWVDGCGDYGIPYAWGTSGILYRSDKVTTPESWNAILDPDTKASGKISMYYEATDLVSTALLAHQFDPFTNNEQELRVAYKTLQTQKPHLESNEYVIDYIHQPERLSNIDLAYGYSGDSYALNDAEPGSSWAYVVPQEGTTLWLECIAAINNGALSSQATTIMTFLSQPNIAAQNAMDSWFATPSTKAKELTSQEYQNDPELFPSKEILDRSYLYKQLEPNSIQIRNRIVDSLR; encoded by the coding sequence GTGAAAACATTCTATGTTTCAATTGTTGCATCATCATCCTTTTTAACTGGCTCTGCACTTGGCCAAACCCATGAAATTTACCTCTACAATTGGGATGAGTTTTTATCTGATCGTGTCATTACTCAGTTACGCGATACTTACGATATTTCGCTGAAACAACAGTACTTCTCTGATGAGTCAATAAGAGATGAAGTTTTATTGAGCGAACGTCGAGGCGCTTTTGAACTAGTTATTGTAGAAAGTGTAAAACTTAAAGCGTTAGCCGAACAAAATCTATTCCACAACCTCCAAGACTTGCAACAATCCATTGCAGGAAACTTTGATTCTAGATGGGTTGATGGATGTGGAGATTACGGTATCCCTTATGCTTGGGGGACATCAGGTATCTTGTATCGAAGCGATAAAGTTACTACTCCCGAATCTTGGAATGCCATTCTTGATCCCGACACAAAAGCCAGTGGCAAAATAAGTATGTATTACGAAGCAACAGATTTAGTGAGCACTGCACTGTTGGCACATCAATTTGATCCGTTCACGAACAACGAACAAGAACTGCGCGTTGCGTATAAAACCCTACAAACACAGAAGCCGCATCTTGAAAGCAACGAATACGTTATCGATTATATTCACCAGCCTGAACGCCTCTCAAACATTGACCTCGCCTACGGTTATTCAGGCGATAGCTATGCGCTCAATGATGCCGAGCCTGGTTCATCTTGGGCATATGTCGTGCCTCAAGAAGGAACAACTTTGTGGCTAGAGTGTATCGCAGCAATTAACAACGGAGCGTTATCTTCACAAGCCACCACAATAATGACATTCTTATCTCAACCCAATATCGCCGCTCAAAACGCGATGGATTCATGGTTTGCAACCCCTAGTACAAAAGCAAAAGAGTTGACCTCTCAAGAGTATCAAAATGACCCTGAACTTTTTCCTAGTAAAGAGATATTAGATCGCAGCTACCTATATAAACAATTAGAACCTAATAGCATTCAAATTCGTAACCGTATTGTCGACAGTCTGAGATAA
- a CDS encoding cupin domain-containing protein has product MSNIYADVPSSIPNEIFNDLIANDNVRIERILSHGHSSPEEGWYDQDEHEWVMVIEGQGVIEFEDGRVVTLSKGDYINISAREKHKVIGTDKDMVTIWLAVFYR; this is encoded by the coding sequence ATGTCTAATATTTACGCTGATGTTCCTTCGTCGATACCCAATGAAATCTTCAATGACCTGATCGCTAACGACAATGTTCGAATTGAAAGGATACTGTCTCACGGGCACAGTTCTCCTGAAGAAGGTTGGTATGATCAAGATGAGCATGAATGGGTGATGGTTATTGAAGGGCAAGGGGTCATTGAATTTGAAGATGGACGCGTTGTGACTTTATCAAAAGGGGATTACATCAACATTTCCGCAAGAGAAAAGCACAAGGTTATTGGTACGGACAAAGACATGGTGACGATCTGGTTGGCTGTGTTTTATCGTTGA
- a CDS encoding YgjV family protein, whose protein sequence is MSAFYLSQVLVAIAICFDLLSFQFKERKKIVTCLFFAGVLISSHFILLEQWTAASLMTIATVRYLTSVFSTSSKFKYLFCSMSVVATAVTYSGLTSVLSCFASVFQTFAAFNKDDRRLRELMIIGTSFWLVHNYLVGSPTAVLMEALFICSNLVGYYRFYFKKSVAA, encoded by the coding sequence GTGTCAGCCTTTTATCTTTCTCAAGTATTAGTCGCGATTGCGATCTGTTTCGATCTTTTGTCATTCCAGTTTAAGGAAAGGAAGAAAATCGTCACTTGTCTGTTCTTTGCTGGTGTGCTTATTTCGAGTCACTTTATTCTTCTCGAACAATGGACAGCGGCGAGCCTAATGACGATTGCCACTGTTCGCTATTTAACGAGCGTGTTTTCTACATCGTCTAAGTTTAAATATTTGTTCTGTTCCATGTCGGTGGTCGCAACGGCCGTGACTTACTCAGGATTAACCAGTGTATTGAGCTGTTTTGCCTCGGTGTTTCAAACCTTTGCCGCCTTCAATAAAGATGACCGTCGATTAAGAGAGTTGATGATCATCGGAACCAGCTTTTGGCTAGTTCACAATTACTTAGTAGGCTCTCCTACTGCTGTACTGATGGAAGCACTGTTTATCTGCAGTAACTTGGTGGGTTATTACCGTTTTTACTTCAAAAAGAGTGTTGCTGCCTAG
- a CDS encoding diguanylate cyclase domain-containing protein has translation MKKLLSLAAIKIVVLSLAAVVLAVNIYSVTRINDINKSFSSRQNEATWFVFQLVKEYANFLMVSRSDTIDYDELWLAYDITWSRFDILINSTESSNFIKSANFRPYFTTEFEKFKALESSIKLVNEGVLPKESLQKKIDICYHTLVGFINEKFRLQSPVIEENTSMVDKLVMIHQISSAFLVLILMMTGAIFYIDFSAKRKLRSTDCITGFHNRVSLMKFVKNNYSRDNNFDLYFVRIRNLSEINQKYGLEYGDLVVSSAAKSLTAKIPESAISFRSSGSQFLFFIPDHLHASGEIQEKFNEVLSDYISAGNLELMIDAVVRHKKNISSKDMMELVTTMQG, from the coding sequence ATGAAAAAGCTGCTGTCATTGGCTGCCATTAAAATTGTCGTGTTATCTTTAGCGGCGGTGGTGCTCGCCGTAAATATCTACAGTGTCACGCGCATTAACGACATCAATAAGAGTTTTTCGAGTCGACAAAATGAAGCAACGTGGTTCGTTTTTCAGTTAGTAAAAGAATACGCCAACTTCTTGATGGTCAGTCGCTCTGACACCATCGATTATGATGAATTATGGTTAGCGTACGATATTACTTGGAGTCGTTTTGATATTTTAATAAACAGCACTGAATCGTCTAACTTCATTAAGTCAGCCAACTTTAGACCTTACTTTACAACAGAGTTTGAAAAGTTTAAGGCGTTAGAGTCTTCAATTAAGCTAGTCAACGAAGGCGTCCTTCCTAAAGAGTCGTTACAGAAAAAAATCGATATTTGTTATCACACGTTAGTGGGCTTTATTAATGAAAAATTTCGCCTACAAAGCCCAGTGATAGAGGAAAACACCTCCATGGTCGACAAATTGGTCATGATCCATCAAATCAGTAGCGCGTTTCTTGTTTTAATATTGATGATGACGGGAGCTATTTTTTATATCGATTTTTCCGCTAAACGAAAACTCCGTTCGACCGATTGTATTACAGGATTTCATAATAGAGTCTCGCTAATGAAATTTGTAAAAAATAATTACTCGAGAGACAACAACTTCGATCTGTACTTCGTGCGAATCAGAAATCTTAGCGAGATTAATCAAAAGTATGGGCTTGAATATGGCGACTTAGTCGTGAGTTCAGCCGCTAAGTCTCTTACGGCAAAGATCCCTGAAAGTGCTATTTCGTTTCGTAGCAGTGGTAGTCAGTTTTTGTTCTTTATCCCTGATCACTTACATGCGAGTGGTGAAATACAGGAGAAATTTAACGAGGTGCTCAGTGATTATATTTCGGCAGGTAATTTAGAATTGATGATTGACGCTGTAGTGAGACATAAGAAAAATATAAGTTCTAAAGACATGATGGAGTTGGTCACCACCATGCAAGGTTAA
- a CDS encoding adenosine deaminase: MNAFIQGLPKVELHLHIEGSLEPELLFQLAQRNGIDLPYSSPEQLRRAYEFDDLQSFLDIYYQGADALRTEQDFYDLTWAYLERCKADNVIHTEIFFDPQTHTDRGIAFDTAINGIHRALEQGHKEMGITSQIIACFLRHLSEESAIQTFADVLKHQDKIIGVGLDSSELGHPPEKFKRVFQQAKQAGFLTVAHAGEEGPAQNIIDAIEMLSVSRVDHGVQCMTDEALIAELIETKMPLTVCPLSNIKLRVFDEMEDHNIVELLRRGVAVTINSDDPAYFGGYMSDNFNAVSLAHEMTEQELAQFTLNAIEASFIEESLKQQYRDVVLAYLA; this comes from the coding sequence ATGAACGCATTTATTCAAGGGCTTCCAAAAGTAGAGTTGCATTTACACATTGAAGGTTCGCTCGAACCTGAGTTACTTTTCCAACTTGCTCAACGCAACGGCATTGATCTGCCTTATTCATCCCCAGAGCAGCTAAGACGCGCATACGAATTTGATGACCTGCAGTCATTTCTTGATATCTATTATCAAGGTGCGGATGCATTGCGCACTGAACAAGACTTCTATGACTTAACCTGGGCGTATTTAGAACGTTGTAAAGCCGACAATGTTATCCATACTGAAATTTTCTTTGACCCTCAGACACATACCGATCGTGGCATTGCATTCGACACCGCTATTAACGGCATTCATCGTGCGCTTGAACAGGGTCATAAAGAGATGGGCATCACATCTCAAATCATCGCATGTTTTCTGCGCCATTTATCTGAAGAGAGCGCCATTCAAACGTTCGCCGATGTGTTGAAGCATCAAGACAAGATCATCGGAGTTGGCCTAGACTCTTCTGAATTAGGGCACCCACCAGAGAAGTTCAAGCGTGTATTCCAGCAAGCAAAACAAGCAGGTTTCTTAACGGTTGCCCATGCAGGAGAAGAAGGGCCTGCTCAAAACATTATTGATGCGATTGAAATGCTCAGCGTGAGCCGAGTGGATCATGGTGTGCAGTGTATGACCGACGAAGCTCTGATAGCCGAATTGATTGAAACCAAAATGCCGCTGACCGTGTGCCCACTGTCTAATATTAAATTGCGTGTATTCGATGAGATGGAAGACCACAATATTGTTGAGCTGTTAAGACGAGGCGTAGCGGTGACGATTAACTCGGACGACCCCGCATACTTTGGTGGTTATATGTCGGATAACTTTAACGCGGTGAGCTTAGCTCATGAGATGACGGAGCAAGAGCTTGCTCAATTTACTTTAAATGCTATAGAAGCGAGCTTTATTGAAGAATCATTGAAACAGCAATATCGTGATGTTGTTTTGGCGTATCTCGCTTAA
- a CDS encoding GNAT family N-acetyltransferase: MVRIRNYQTSDAKALWEIYFHTVRNVNVRDYSQQQVEAWAPSSFDSELWQKRMNELLPFVAELDGCVVGYTDLQPNGLIDHFFCHHECQGKGVGRALMEHVLAVGRVRGVSRYFSEVSITARPFYEHLGFKVVNEQEVEMRGVKLTNYVMEKVVPSDER; the protein is encoded by the coding sequence GTGGTTAGAATTCGAAATTACCAAACCAGTGATGCTAAGGCGTTGTGGGAGATTTACTTTCATACCGTTCGCAATGTTAATGTTCGAGATTATTCTCAGCAGCAAGTAGAAGCTTGGGCACCAAGTAGCTTTGACTCTGAGCTTTGGCAAAAGCGTATGAACGAGTTACTACCTTTTGTGGCTGAGCTAGATGGTTGCGTTGTTGGTTATACTGACCTGCAACCCAATGGCTTGATTGATCATTTCTTCTGTCATCATGAATGCCAGGGTAAAGGCGTTGGAAGAGCGCTAATGGAACATGTTCTTGCTGTTGGTCGTGTTCGTGGTGTATCGCGGTATTTCTCTGAAGTAAGTATTACCGCAAGGCCTTTCTATGAACACCTTGGTTTTAAGGTCGTTAATGAGCAGGAAGTTGAAATGCGTGGCGTAAAACTCACCAATTACGTGATGGAGAAGGTAGTGCCTTCAGACGAACGGTAA
- a CDS encoding fasciclin domain-containing protein, with protein MFNKLIKTTSVLVATLLFTAFAHANHHEMKKDIVDVAAENGSFNTLVAAVKAADLVDTLKGEGPFTVLAPTDEAFASLPEGTVDMLLKPENKDKLVAVLTYHVIPGKIMAAEVMKLNSAVTVQGGAVMIAIDDGNVMINNAKVIMPDVEASNGVIHVIDAVLLPK; from the coding sequence ATGTTTAACAAATTAATCAAAACCACATCAGTGCTAGTTGCGACGCTTCTTTTTACGGCTTTTGCTCACGCTAACCACCACGAGATGAAGAAAGACATCGTTGATGTTGCGGCTGAAAACGGCTCTTTCAATACTTTAGTGGCGGCAGTAAAAGCAGCGGACTTAGTTGACACATTGAAAGGTGAAGGCCCTTTCACCGTATTAGCTCCCACTGATGAGGCATTTGCTTCGTTACCAGAAGGAACGGTCGACATGTTGTTGAAGCCAGAAAACAAAGACAAATTAGTTGCAGTGCTCACATACCATGTAATACCAGGTAAAATCATGGCCGCTGAAGTTATGAAGTTAAATAGCGCAGTGACGGTTCAAGGCGGTGCGGTAATGATAGCGATAGATGACGGCAACGTAATGATAAACAACGCCAAAGTTATTATGCCAGACGTTGAGGCTAGCAACGGTGTTATCCATGTGATTGACGCTGTGCTGTTGCCTAAATAA